From a single Polyangiaceae bacterium genomic region:
- a CDS encoding type II toxin-antitoxin system VapC family toxin, translating to MDRLALDTTVLIDLQNESRKRGAVRGATHFLMQHQDTELVLPVVALGEYLEGFRDPTSKAALALVSRMRVLAITSEIAREYAVVARRLRSNGLLIGANDLWIGCTAKVAGLPLVTRNGEHFRRIDGLAVVGYSD from the coding sequence ATGGACCGGCTAGCGCTGGACACGACCGTCCTCATCGATCTCCAGAACGAGAGCCGGAAGCGCGGTGCGGTGCGCGGTGCAACGCACTTCCTGATGCAGCACCAGGACACGGAGCTCGTCCTTCCGGTAGTGGCCCTCGGAGAGTACTTGGAAGGCTTTCGTGATCCGACCTCGAAGGCAGCGCTCGCATTGGTATCTCGCATGCGCGTGCTCGCCATCACTTCGGAGATCGCACGGGAGTATGCAGTGGTGGCGCGGCGGCTCAGGTCGAATGGGCTTCTCATCGGTGCGAACGACCTGTGGATCGGTTGTACCGCGAAGGTCGCCGGCCTACCGCTGGTCACTCGCAACGGGGAGCACTTCCGTCGCATCGACGGTCTGGCCGTAGTGGGCTATTCCGATTGA
- a CDS encoding SMI1/KNR4 family protein produces the protein MTEAERIWVRLCAALEPHAPGAVSALQPAAKPEAVRVLEEMLGAALPPDLAQSLAVHDGQSPPHMSEVLFDNEYLLPCDQIAETWKMRNEILADLEPNTSDARWWDPRLIPVTDSDGDGFCVHGDTGAVYYHVHDDSLEGPLFPSWFAMLEALAEEIEAGRFKVELESVWVELA, from the coding sequence ATGACGGAGGCGGAGCGAATTTGGGTACGGTTGTGCGCCGCTCTCGAGCCCCACGCGCCCGGCGCGGTGAGCGCGCTGCAGCCCGCTGCGAAGCCGGAAGCGGTTCGGGTGCTGGAGGAGATGCTGGGCGCGGCGCTGCCACCGGACCTCGCACAATCCCTGGCTGTGCACGACGGTCAGAGTCCGCCGCACATGTCCGAGGTGCTATTCGACAACGAGTACCTGCTGCCCTGCGATCAGATCGCCGAAACCTGGAAGATGAGGAACGAGATCTTGGCGGATCTGGAGCCGAACACGTCCGACGCACGCTGGTGGGATCCCCGTCTGATTCCGGTGACCGATAGCGACGGCGATGGCTTCTGCGTCCATGGCGACACCGGCGCTGTCTACTACCACGTGCACGACGACTCGCTGGAAGGGCCGCTCTTTCCGTCGTGGTTTGCCATGCTCGAGGCGCTGGCAGAAGAGATCGAGGCGGGGCGGTTCAAGGTCGAGCTGGAGAGCGTCTGGGTGGAGCTGGCATGA
- the hpt gene encoding hypoxanthine phosphoribosyltransferase — translation MADGWYREKIKTLYTGQQIADRIKELGAEITRDYRDKPLVLLCILKGSYMFAADLCRAIDLPLRIEFLGVQSYGDGTSSTGVVQITLDLTRPIEGEEVLVVEDIVDTGLTLDYIQQSLKTRNPASVKVCALLHKPARMQKKIEIDYLGFTIDDVFVVGYGLDWAQKYRNMPEIGVVIDPDG, via the coding sequence ATGGCAGACGGCTGGTACCGCGAGAAGATCAAGACGCTCTACACCGGGCAGCAGATCGCCGACCGCATCAAGGAGCTCGGCGCCGAGATCACGCGGGATTACCGCGACAAACCCCTGGTGCTGCTGTGCATCCTGAAAGGGAGCTACATGTTCGCGGCGGACCTGTGCCGCGCCATCGACCTGCCCTTGCGCATCGAGTTCCTCGGGGTGCAGAGCTACGGGGACGGGACTTCGTCAACCGGCGTGGTGCAGATCACCCTGGACCTCACGCGCCCCATCGAGGGCGAAGAAGTGCTGGTGGTGGAGGACATCGTGGATACGGGCCTGACGCTGGATTACATCCAGCAGTCGCTCAAGACCCGGAACCCCGCCAGCGTGAAGGTGTGCGCGCTCTTGCACAAGCCGGCGCGCATGCAAAAGAAGATCGAGATCGACTACCTCGGCTTCACGATCGACGACGTGTTCGTCGTGGGGTACGGCCTGGATTGGGCGCAGAAGTATCGCAACATGCCGGAAATCGGCGTGGTGATTGACCCCGACGGGTGA
- a CDS encoding right-handed parallel beta-helix repeat-containing protein has protein sequence MRSVWKLSIAAALALGGSAMLTACGSDDAAGTAAGGSGGGAGVSGSAGAGGAGAGGVGGAGAAGGVGGGVGGAAGSGGSTPDDVWSPLSVVTVLDPTDYGAVGDGVSDDLAALKSTLAAAPAEGAIIYFPKGKTFRKTDVFAIDKAHIKLWAANRQATIFGAVLGVKRTQSLLCKATGCGFFGLQLESDAVVRFDALEDNQISVDHADDVEVVGCDVHGAAASGVFLYGSQRHFIEGNYIHETQADHIHHTQGARTSWCWDNWIYNKPPTKGDDGIACVTYGVSSAKCGDMEWWHNTILEGGWGRGYSVIGGDHIDIHDNWAIATAGAGLIVASEGSYDSASSSDITIHDNFLYGCAHTIGHPGILVSGLNGAAPPLDKLTFTNNVVVNTVSGVAYKEEGALSNVTNQGMSTNEADLPARPELADVAIKDTGVLRMRDSSFVASELRPGLYRIHVRQQGVGFEQRFEYVFRGEPSAVEGYLGTLYGVHVSETRVVGGSAYVLLLSAAPLALPASLAPVSFEELRAGDRDGSLAWLWKRVDSYDY, from the coding sequence GTGCGGAGCGTTTGGAAGCTTTCGATCGCGGCGGCGCTGGCGCTGGGCGGCAGCGCGATGCTCACGGCGTGTGGCTCGGACGACGCGGCGGGCACGGCAGCGGGCGGGAGCGGCGGCGGAGCGGGAGTCAGCGGCAGTGCGGGCGCGGGAGGCGCGGGCGCGGGGGGCGTAGGGGGTGCGGGAGCGGCGGGTGGCGTTGGCGGGGGCGTTGGCGGCGCGGCGGGGAGTGGCGGATCGACGCCGGACGACGTGTGGTCGCCTCTGAGCGTGGTGACGGTGTTGGACCCGACGGACTACGGCGCCGTGGGTGATGGCGTGAGCGACGACCTGGCGGCGTTGAAGAGCACGCTGGCTGCCGCACCTGCCGAGGGCGCCATCATCTACTTTCCAAAAGGGAAGACCTTCCGCAAGACCGACGTGTTCGCCATCGACAAGGCGCACATCAAGCTGTGGGCGGCCAACCGCCAGGCCACGATCTTCGGCGCGGTGCTCGGCGTGAAGCGGACGCAATCTCTCTTGTGCAAGGCGACCGGCTGCGGCTTCTTCGGGCTTCAGCTGGAGAGCGATGCGGTGGTTCGCTTCGATGCGCTGGAGGACAACCAGATCAGCGTGGACCACGCGGACGACGTGGAAGTGGTGGGCTGCGACGTCCACGGGGCGGCGGCTTCCGGTGTGTTCCTGTATGGATCGCAGCGCCATTTCATCGAGGGCAACTACATCCACGAGACGCAGGCCGATCACATTCATCACACCCAAGGCGCGCGCACTTCTTGGTGTTGGGACAACTGGATCTACAACAAGCCACCCACCAAGGGGGACGACGGCATTGCCTGCGTGACCTACGGCGTGAGCTCGGCGAAGTGCGGCGACATGGAGTGGTGGCACAACACCATCTTGGAGGGCGGCTGGGGGCGCGGCTATTCGGTGATCGGCGGCGATCACATCGACATCCACGACAACTGGGCCATTGCCACGGCGGGGGCCGGGCTGATCGTGGCTTCCGAGGGATCGTACGACTCGGCGAGCAGCTCCGACATCACGATCCACGACAACTTCTTGTACGGCTGCGCGCATACCATCGGCCACCCCGGCATTCTGGTGAGCGGCTTGAACGGCGCGGCGCCACCTCTCGACAAGCTGACGTTCACGAACAACGTGGTGGTGAACACCGTATCCGGCGTGGCCTACAAGGAAGAGGGCGCGCTGTCCAACGTTACGAACCAGGGCATGTCCACGAACGAAGCGGATCTGCCCGCGCGGCCGGAGCTGGCGGACGTCGCGATCAAGGACACCGGCGTGTTGCGCATGCGCGACAGCTCCTTCGTTGCCAGTGAGCTTCGCCCCGGGCTGTATCGCATTCACGTGCGCCAGCAGGGCGTGGGATTCGAGCAGCGCTTCGAGTACGTCTTCCGCGGGGAGCCCAGCGCCGTCGAGGGCTACCTGGGCACCCTATACGGCGTTCACGTCTCGGAGACGCGGGTCGTGGGCGGCTCGGCCTATGTGCTGCTGCTGAGCGCGGCGCCCCTCGCGTTGCCGGCTTCGCTGGCGCCCGTCTCCTTCGAAGAGCTGCGCGCGGGGGATCGCGACGGGTCCCTCGCCTGGTTGTGGAAGCGAGTGGACAGCTACGATTATTGA
- a CDS encoding YggS family pyridoxal phosphate-dependent enzyme — translation MSVRRGTTRRARAASGNRGRAARFRGAPTNQGNATSVAVSQVAQRLLEVRERIERAARAAGRAPESVRLMAVSKTKPAELIREAYAAGQRDFGENYVQELSAKAEELSDLPELRFHMIGHLQRNKVKQVVRHVVSVHTVDSIRLAEELGKRAADGLAVLVEVNVGGEEQKSGCAPAELEAVLATIEAQPTLRLRGLMTVPPHTDDAAGARPYFDTLARLRDAHGGAERLPELSMGMTHDLEHAVAAGATWVRVGTAIFGARG, via the coding sequence ATGTCGGTCCGCCGCGGAACCACGCGCCGCGCGCGCGCGGCGTCCGGAAACCGCGGGCGGGCCGCGAGGTTCCGCGGCGCGCCAACAAACCAAGGAAATGCTACGTCTGTGGCCGTGAGCCAGGTGGCACAGCGGCTTTTGGAGGTGCGGGAGCGCATTGAACGGGCGGCGCGCGCGGCCGGGCGGGCGCCGGAGAGCGTGCGGCTGATGGCGGTGTCGAAGACGAAACCCGCGGAGCTGATCCGCGAGGCGTACGCCGCGGGGCAGCGGGACTTCGGCGAGAACTACGTGCAGGAGCTCTCCGCCAAGGCGGAGGAGCTTTCGGATCTGCCGGAGCTGCGCTTCCACATGATCGGGCACCTGCAGCGCAACAAGGTGAAGCAGGTGGTGCGCCACGTGGTGTCGGTACACACGGTGGACTCGATACGGCTGGCGGAGGAGCTCGGCAAGCGCGCAGCGGATGGGCTCGCCGTGCTGGTGGAGGTAAACGTCGGCGGCGAGGAGCAGAAGTCAGGGTGCGCGCCGGCGGAGCTGGAAGCGGTGCTGGCGACCATCGAGGCACAGCCCACGCTGCGGCTCCGCGGATTGATGACGGTGCCGCCGCACACGGACGACGCGGCGGGGGCGCGGCCCTATTTCGACACGCTGGCGCGGCTGCGGGATGCGCACGGCGGCGCGGAGCGGCTGCCGGAGCTCAGCATGGGCATGACGCACGATCTGGAGCACGCGGTAGCCGCCGGCGCGACCTGGGTGCGCGTGGGGACCGCCATCTTTGGAGCGCGCGGATGA
- a CDS encoding DNA internalization-related competence protein ComEC/Rec2 codes for MRVDSVLVAAAALSFGALAEASPAAASVAAAGVLLVLWPRLSPRLLVTLPLLFAVGALRAHLAVSEFEATRMAFRDALGAPARCAAHARVVASPVWQGDSLRFRAELTRMDCEGRALPEGSVVVLYGGPGDLVRGDELDVVAQLAPVRLFINPDLADPTPGAARRGHVASGGILGATVVRRGWGLGALVDRARAHARRRIVATFAPDAVGMARALVLGETDLDPEDDAAFRKSGLSHLLAVSGTHLVFAVVALVRALRGVLARFPALALRIEVGRIAAALGVALSLVYADFAGGSGSAWRAAWMLAAAFVARALSRQPRGARVLGLSLLVGALVDPLAAFDISFLLSAAATVGLMTVGRPLAELAKRLRWRPLSWLGESVAATVSSMLPCAPLLALLSPSLTAAGIVANVMAAPLGEIAALPLCLAHPAVTWWPALERGIALSASGALLVVRRIAHASADAEAFAFAVPMPTAAELAVLAVGGVALFVLARRRAVVALAMAVALTPLELAARRHGAPKGVLRVTALDVGQGDSTLVDLPDGRLMLIDGGGFVGSPVDPGQSVILPLLRARRRSRVDVIVLSHPHPDHFGGLGSVLREIPVGELWDTGQGEREGAGPTYARLLQTARARHVALKRPTELCGTRTFGGAHLEVLSPCPTFSPGKHANDNSFVLRLGYGSRHVLLMGDAEADEESALLGGGVDVSADLLKVGHHGSRTSTSAALLSRVKPSVATISCGVRNRFGHPHAVTLQKLSAARVTLYRTDRRGGVVWRTDGDAAHVETARKSR; via the coding sequence GTGCGCGTCGATTCGGTGCTCGTCGCGGCAGCGGCCCTTTCCTTTGGGGCCCTGGCCGAAGCGTCGCCGGCGGCGGCTTCCGTGGCCGCCGCTGGCGTGCTGCTCGTGTTGTGGCCGCGGCTTTCGCCGCGACTGCTCGTGACGTTGCCGCTGCTCTTTGCCGTGGGCGCGCTGCGCGCGCACCTGGCCGTCAGTGAGTTCGAAGCGACGCGCATGGCCTTTCGTGACGCGCTGGGAGCTCCCGCGCGTTGTGCTGCGCATGCCCGCGTCGTGGCTTCGCCGGTGTGGCAGGGGGATTCGCTGCGTTTCCGCGCCGAGCTGACAAGAATGGACTGCGAAGGAAGAGCACTTCCGGAGGGCAGCGTCGTGGTGCTGTACGGCGGGCCCGGAGATTTGGTGCGCGGCGATGAGCTCGACGTGGTGGCGCAGCTGGCGCCGGTGCGGCTGTTCATCAATCCGGATTTGGCGGACCCGACGCCGGGAGCGGCGCGGCGCGGACACGTGGCCAGCGGGGGGATCCTGGGAGCGACGGTGGTGCGGCGCGGATGGGGGCTCGGCGCGCTCGTCGATCGCGCGCGGGCGCACGCGCGGCGGCGCATCGTGGCGACCTTCGCGCCGGACGCTGTGGGCATGGCGCGGGCGTTGGTGCTGGGAGAAACGGATCTGGATCCCGAGGACGACGCGGCGTTCCGCAAGAGTGGACTCTCGCATTTGCTCGCGGTGAGCGGGACGCACCTGGTGTTCGCGGTGGTGGCGCTGGTGCGCGCGCTGCGCGGGGTGCTGGCGCGCTTTCCGGCGCTGGCGCTGCGCATCGAGGTGGGGCGCATCGCGGCGGCGCTGGGGGTGGCGTTGTCTCTGGTGTACGCGGACTTCGCGGGTGGCAGCGGCTCGGCGTGGCGCGCGGCGTGGATGCTGGCGGCGGCCTTCGTGGCGCGGGCGCTTTCACGGCAGCCGCGCGGGGCGCGGGTGCTCGGGCTCTCGCTGCTAGTGGGTGCGTTGGTGGATCCGCTGGCGGCCTTCGACATCTCGTTCCTGCTTTCGGCGGCGGCCACGGTGGGGCTCATGACGGTGGGGCGACCGCTGGCGGAGCTGGCCAAGCGTCTGCGCTGGCGACCCCTTTCGTGGCTGGGCGAGAGCGTGGCGGCGACGGTCAGCAGCATGCTGCCCTGTGCGCCGCTCTTGGCGCTCTTGTCACCGTCGCTCACGGCGGCGGGCATCGTGGCCAACGTGATGGCGGCGCCGCTGGGCGAGATCGCGGCCCTGCCCCTGTGTCTCGCGCATCCGGCGGTGACGTGGTGGCCGGCGCTGGAACGCGGCATCGCGCTCTCTGCGAGCGGCGCGCTGCTCGTGGTGCGGCGCATCGCCCATGCCAGCGCGGACGCCGAGGCGTTCGCCTTCGCGGTGCCAATGCCCACGGCGGCAGAGCTCGCGGTGCTGGCGGTGGGCGGCGTCGCGCTGTTCGTCCTCGCGCGGCGGCGCGCTGTCGTCGCTCTCGCGATGGCCGTCGCGCTCACGCCGCTCGAGCTCGCAGCGCGGCGGCACGGCGCCCCCAAGGGCGTCTTGCGCGTGACGGCGCTGGACGTTGGTCAGGGCGACTCCACCCTGGTCGACTTGCCCGATGGTCGTCTGATGCTCATCGACGGCGGCGGCTTCGTGGGCAGCCCCGTCGATCCCGGTCAGAGCGTGATCTTGCCGCTGCTCCGCGCACGTCGTCGAAGCCGCGTGGACGTGATCGTGCTGTCGCACCCGCATCCGGATCATTTCGGCGGCCTCGGGTCCGTCCTCCGGGAAATCCCCGTCGGTGAGCTATGGGACACCGGCCAAGGCGAGCGCGAAGGCGCGGGCCCGACCTACGCGCGGTTACTCCAAACGGCGCGCGCGCGGCACGTCGCCCTGAAACGCCCGACGGAGCTGTGCGGCACTCGCACTTTCGGCGGTGCGCACTTGGAGGTACTTTCGCCCTGCCCCACTTTCTCCCCAGGCAAACACGCGAACGACAACTCCTTCGTGCTGCGCCTCGGGTACGGCTCCCGTCACGTGCTCCTGATGGGGGACGCGGAGGCCGACGAGGAAAGCGCGCTGCTCGGCGGCGGCGTGGACGTGAGTGCGGATCTGCTCAAGGTGGGACACCACGGCAGTCGCACCTCCACCAGCGCGGCGCTCCTTTCCCGCGTGAAGCCCAGCGTCGCGACGATCTCCTGCGGCGTGCGCAATCGCTTCGGCCATCCGCACGCGGTCACGCTGCAAAAGCTCAGCGCGGCGCGGGTCACGCTGTACCGCACGGACCGCCGCGGCGGCGTGGTGTGGCGCACGGACGGTGACGCGGCGCACGTGGAAACGGCGCGAAAGTCGCGGTGA
- a CDS encoding ABC transporter substrate-binding protein has product MTRLTRREWLAISATLAIACERSQRSSDTRTPRRVVSLSPGTTESVFAIGAGSRLVGRSKFCDFPAEAAKLPSVGGFVDPSFEAILGLAPDLVIGVQGPGGRELADRLSQRGIATYFPGTDSFAEITAMLHGLGERLDSSAGAKRVTDDITAQRKAVAKALEGRPRPRALMVFGLRPIVVAGRGGFPNEMLTLAGADNVVTSERYPTLGVERVLALDPDVVIDTTGVAGHKTEQLHADLPGWKELRAIKEHHLVVIDDERVMRPGPRVGQGLVVLAKALHPKVSIPS; this is encoded by the coding sequence ATGACCCGTCTGACTCGTCGCGAATGGCTCGCCATCAGCGCCACGCTGGCCATCGCGTGTGAGCGCAGCCAGCGGTCCAGTGACACTCGAACGCCTCGCCGCGTCGTCTCGTTGTCACCCGGAACGACGGAGTCGGTGTTCGCCATCGGCGCTGGCAGCCGACTCGTGGGCCGCTCGAAATTCTGCGATTTTCCTGCGGAAGCGGCGAAGCTGCCGTCCGTCGGGGGCTTCGTGGATCCCAGCTTCGAGGCGATCCTCGGGCTTGCTCCGGATCTGGTGATCGGCGTCCAAGGACCGGGCGGACGAGAGCTCGCGGACCGACTCTCGCAACGTGGCATCGCCACCTATTTTCCTGGCACCGATTCCTTCGCCGAGATTACAGCAATGCTGCACGGCCTGGGTGAACGGCTCGACTCCAGCGCCGGCGCGAAGCGTGTGACGGATGACATCACGGCTCAGCGGAAAGCGGTGGCGAAGGCGCTGGAGGGACGGCCTCGGCCGCGCGCGCTGATGGTGTTCGGGCTGCGCCCCATCGTGGTCGCCGGCCGCGGCGGCTTCCCGAACGAGATGCTCACCCTCGCCGGCGCTGACAACGTGGTCACCTCGGAACGCTATCCGACGCTGGGCGTGGAACGCGTGCTGGCATTGGATCCCGACGTGGTGATCGACACCACCGGCGTGGCCGGGCACAAGACGGAGCAGCTGCACGCGGATCTTCCCGGTTGGAAGGAGCTCCGCGCGATCAAGGAGCATCACCTGGTGGTGATCGACGACGAGCGCGTGATGCGCCCGGGGCCGCGGGTGGGGCAAGGTCTCGTCGTGTTGGCCAAGGCGCTGCATCCAAAGGTGAGCATCCCGTCGTGA
- a CDS encoding replication-associated recombination protein A: MTRRRGAPPPEQPTLLGAAARKGVFGKAAPLADRMRPRHIEEVVGQRHLLSEGKLLADSIRRDRVPSLILWGPPGSGKTTLAHVVAERTQSEFVPFSAVLGGVPELREILAAAKQRLDYQGRRTILFVDEIHRFNKAQQDAFLPHVESGTVTLIGATTENPSFSVNAAVLSRCKVLRLEALDETAILELLRRALTDEERGLGKSGLEVDDDALAAIARAASGDARRALGLLETTAALLDEGERHIDLDRVTRAAEERTLLYDKSGEEHYNVVSAFIKSMRGSDPDAALYWLFRMLEAGDDPLFLLRRMMIFASEDVGNADPRAINVAVSADAAFRHMGMPEGMYPLAHACLYLASCPKSNAVAKAIKKTRALIKERGALPVPKKLRNAVTKLMREEGYGAGYQYPPDHDGSYVSGETYLPDEIVGTRLYEPGTQGLEKAIGERLARLRGEEE; the protein is encoded by the coding sequence ATGACGCGGCGCCGGGGTGCGCCACCTCCGGAGCAGCCGACGCTCTTGGGCGCGGCGGCGCGCAAAGGCGTGTTCGGCAAGGCAGCGCCGCTCGCGGATCGCATGCGGCCGCGGCACATCGAAGAAGTCGTGGGGCAGCGGCACCTGTTGTCGGAAGGCAAGCTCTTGGCCGACAGCATTCGTCGCGATCGCGTGCCGTCGCTGATCTTGTGGGGACCGCCGGGATCCGGCAAGACCACGCTGGCCCACGTGGTGGCGGAGCGCACGCAGTCGGAGTTCGTGCCCTTCAGCGCGGTGTTGGGCGGCGTGCCGGAGCTGCGCGAGATCCTGGCCGCAGCCAAGCAGCGGCTCGACTACCAGGGACGCCGCACGATCTTGTTCGTGGACGAGATCCATCGCTTCAACAAGGCGCAGCAAGACGCCTTCTTGCCGCACGTGGAGAGCGGTACCGTCACCCTCATCGGCGCCACCACGGAGAATCCGTCGTTCTCCGTGAACGCCGCGGTGCTCTCGCGCTGCAAGGTGCTGCGGCTGGAGGCGCTGGACGAAACCGCCATCCTCGAGCTCTTGCGCCGCGCCCTCACGGACGAAGAGCGCGGTCTCGGCAAGAGCGGGCTCGAGGTGGACGACGACGCCTTGGCGGCCATCGCCCGGGCTGCCAGCGGAGACGCCCGGCGCGCCCTCGGTCTGCTCGAGACCACGGCGGCCCTCTTGGACGAGGGCGAGCGCCACATCGATCTGGATCGCGTGACCCGCGCGGCGGAGGAGCGCACGCTGCTCTACGACAAGAGCGGCGAGGAGCACTACAACGTCGTCAGCGCGTTCATCAAATCCATGCGCGGCAGCGATCCGGACGCCGCACTGTACTGGCTATTCCGCATGTTGGAGGCGGGGGACGATCCACTCTTCCTCTTGCGCCGCATGATGATCTTCGCCAGCGAGGACGTGGGCAACGCGGATCCGCGCGCCATCAACGTGGCGGTGAGCGCGGACGCGGCCTTTCGGCACATGGGCATGCCGGAAGGCATGTACCCGCTGGCCCACGCGTGCCTGTACCTGGCGAGCTGTCCGAAATCGAACGCGGTGGCCAAGGCCATCAAGAAGACGCGCGCGCTGATCAAGGAGCGCGGCGCGTTGCCGGTGCCGAAGAAGCTACGGAACGCCGTCACCAAGCTGATGCGGGAAGAGGGCTACGGCGCCGGCTACCAGTATCCGCCGGACCACGACGGCAGCTACGTGAGCGGCGAGACGTACCTGCCCGACGAGATCGTGGGCACCCGGCTGTACGAGCCCGGCACGCAAGGCCTCGAGAAGGCGATCGGCGAGCGCCTGGCGCGGCTGCGCGGGGAAGAGGAGTAG
- a CDS encoding thioredoxin fold domain-containing protein encodes MGLLSSLFGPKHQVLPVHIETAEDFKREVAKSDLPVILDVWSESCVPCRQLAPVLTDIATRYEGRVKVAEVSTSGPIAVLQQLGVTATPTILVFHEGEEMGRAVGYHPSSWFEEMIEAEFPEAED; translated from the coding sequence ATGGGACTGCTTTCCTCTCTCTTCGGGCCGAAACACCAGGTCTTGCCGGTTCACATCGAAACCGCCGAGGATTTCAAGCGCGAGGTCGCAAAGAGCGACCTTCCCGTGATCCTCGACGTGTGGAGCGAGAGCTGCGTGCCCTGCCGGCAGCTCGCCCCCGTGCTCACGGACATCGCCACCCGCTACGAGGGCCGCGTGAAGGTGGCGGAGGTGAGCACCTCCGGCCCCATCGCCGTGTTGCAGCAGCTCGGCGTCACCGCCACGCCCACCATCCTCGTGTTTCACGAGGGGGAAGAGATGGGCCGCGCCGTGGGCTACCACCCGAGCAGCTGGTTCGAGGAAATGATCGAAGCGGAGTTTCCCGAAGCCGAGGACTGA